The Papio anubis isolate 15944 chromosome 1, Panubis1.0, whole genome shotgun sequence genome window below encodes:
- the CLCC1 gene encoding chloride channel CLIC-like protein 1 isoform X5, giving the protein MRRRRKHAETLGGGKLCDVFCGRPGMLCSWLLCECLLLVAGYAHDDDWIDPTDMLNYDAASGTMRKSQAKYGISGEKDVSPDLSYADEISECYHKLDSLTYKIDECEKKKREDYESQSNPVFRRYLNKILIEAGKLGLPDENKGDMHYDAEIILKRETLLEIQKFLSGEDWKPGALDDALSDILINFKFHDFETWKWRFEDSFGVDPYNVLMVLLCLLCIVVLVATELWTYVRWYTQLRRVLIISFLFSLGWNWMYLYKSFCYGAGKSVHVLRHVGGPEREPPQALRPRDRRRQEEIDYRPDGGAGDAEFYYRGHTGPIEQGPYTKTYEGRREILRERDVDLRFQTGNKSPEVLRAFDVPDAEARKHPTVVPGQKSPVLDTKPKEIGGILGEGTLKESSTESSQSAKPVSGQDTSGNTEGSPAVEKAQLKSEAVGSPDQGSTYSPTSGVAGPRGQDPVSSPCG; this is encoded by the exons GATGCTGTGTTCTTGGCTCCTTTGTGAATGTCTGTTGCTAGTAGCTGGTTATGCTCATGATGATGACTGGATTGACCCCACAGACATGCTTAACTATGACGCTGCTTCAGGAACAATGAGAAAATCgcag GCAAAATATGGTATTTCAGGGGAAAAGGATGTCAGTCCTGACTTGTCATATGCTGATGAAATATCAGAATGTTATCACAAACTTGATTCTTTAACTTATAAG ATTGATGAGTgcgaaaagaaaaagagggaagactATGAAAGTCAAAGCAATCCTGTTTTTAGGAGATACTTAAATAAGATTTTAATTGAAGCTGGAAAGCTTGGACTT CCTGATGAAAACAAAGGCGATATGCATTATGATGCCGAGATTATCCTTAAAAGAGAAACgttgttagaaatacagaagtTTCTCAGTGGAGAAGACTGGAAACCAGGTGCCTTGGATGATGCACTAagtgatattttaattaattttaagtttCATGATTTTGAAACATGGAAGTGGCGATTTGAAGATTCCTTTGGAGTGGATCCATATAATGTGTTAATG GTACTTCTTTGTCTGCTCTGCATCGTGGTTTTAGTGGCTACCGAGCTGTGGACATATGTACGCTGGTACACTCAGTTGAGACGTGTTTTAATCATCAGCTTTCTGTTCAGTCTGGGATGGAATTGGATGTATTTATATAAG AGTTTCTGCTATGGTGCTGGCAAATCAGTTCATGTGCTGAGACATGTAGGCGGTCCTGAGAGAGAACCTCCCCAGGCACTTCGGCCACGGGATAGAAGACGGCAGGAGGAAATTGATTATAGACCTGATGGTGGGGCAGGTGATGCAGAGTTCTATTATAGGGGCCACACTGGCCCCATTGAGCAAGGCCCTTATACTAAAACATATGAGGGTAGAAGAgagattttgagagagagagatgttgaTTTGAGATTTCAGACTGGCAACAAGAGCCCTGAAGTGCTCCGGGCATTTGATGTACCAGACGCAGAGGCACGAAAGCATCCCACGGTGGTACCCGGT CAGAAATCACCTGTTTTGGATACAAAGCCCAAGGAGATAGGTGGAATCCTGGGGGAAGGCACACTGAAAGAAAGCAGTACTGAAAGCAGCCAGTCTGCCAAGCCTGTCTCTGGCCAAGACACATCGGGGAATACAGAAGGTTCACCTGCAGTGGAAAAGGCCCAGCTCAAGTCTGAAGCCGTGGGCAGCCCAGACCAAGGCAGCACATACAGCCCCACAAGTGGTGTGGCTGGACCACGTGGACAGGATCCGGTCAGCAGCCCCTGTGGCTAG
- the CLCC1 gene encoding chloride channel CLIC-like protein 1 isoform X2 — protein sequence MRRRRKHAETLGGGKLCDVFCGRPGMLCSWLLCECLLLVAGYAHDDDWIDPTDMLNYDAASGTMRKSQAKYGISGEKDVSPDLSYADEISECYHKLDSLTYKIDECEKKKREDYESQSNPVFRRYLNKILIEAGKLGLPDENKGDMHYDAEIILKRETLLEIQKFLSGEDWKPGALDDALSDILINFKFHDFETWKWRFEDSFGVDPYNVLMVLLCLLCIVVLVATELWTYVRWYTQLRRVLIISFLFSLGWNWMYLYKLAFAQHQAEVAKMEPLNNVCAEKMDWTGSIWEWFRSSWTYKDDPCQKYYELLLVNPIWLVPPTKALAVTFTTFVTEPLKHIGKGTGEFIKALMKEIPALLHLPVLIIMALAILSFCYGAGKSVHVLRHVGGPEREPPQALRPRDRRRQEEIDYRPDGGAGDAEFYYRGHTGPIEQGPYTKTYEGRREILRERDVDLRFQTGNKSPEVLRAFDVPDAEARKHPTVVPGKSPVLDTKPKEIGGILGEGTLKESSTESSQSAKPVSGQDTSGNTEGSPAVEKAQLKSEAVGSPDQGSTYSPTSGVAGPRGQDPVSSPCG from the exons GATGCTGTGTTCTTGGCTCCTTTGTGAATGTCTGTTGCTAGTAGCTGGTTATGCTCATGATGATGACTGGATTGACCCCACAGACATGCTTAACTATGACGCTGCTTCAGGAACAATGAGAAAATCgcag GCAAAATATGGTATTTCAGGGGAAAAGGATGTCAGTCCTGACTTGTCATATGCTGATGAAATATCAGAATGTTATCACAAACTTGATTCTTTAACTTATAAG ATTGATGAGTgcgaaaagaaaaagagggaagactATGAAAGTCAAAGCAATCCTGTTTTTAGGAGATACTTAAATAAGATTTTAATTGAAGCTGGAAAGCTTGGACTT CCTGATGAAAACAAAGGCGATATGCATTATGATGCCGAGATTATCCTTAAAAGAGAAACgttgttagaaatacagaagtTTCTCAGTGGAGAAGACTGGAAACCAGGTGCCTTGGATGATGCACTAagtgatattttaattaattttaagtttCATGATTTTGAAACATGGAAGTGGCGATTTGAAGATTCCTTTGGAGTGGATCCATATAATGTGTTAATG GTACTTCTTTGTCTGCTCTGCATCGTGGTTTTAGTGGCTACCGAGCTGTGGACATATGTACGCTGGTACACTCAGTTGAGACGTGTTTTAATCATCAGCTTTCTGTTCAGTCTGGGATGGAATTGGATGTATTTATATAAG CTAGCTTTTGCACAGCATCAGGCTGAAGTCGCCAAGATGGAGCCATTAAACAATGTGTGTGCCGAGAAGATGGACTGGACTGGAAGTATCTGGG AATGGTTTAGAAGTTCATGGACCTATAAGGATGACCCATGCCAAAAATACTATGAGCTCTTACTAGTCAACCCTATTTGGTTGGTCCCACCAACAAAG GCACTTGCAGTTACATTCACCACATTTGTAACGGAGCCATTGAAGCACATTGGAAAAGGAACTGGGGAATTCATTAAAGCACTCATGAAGGAAATTCCAGCGCTGCTTCATCTTCCAGTGCTGATAATTATGGCATTAGCCATCCTG AGTTTCTGCTATGGTGCTGGCAAATCAGTTCATGTGCTGAGACATGTAGGCGGTCCTGAGAGAGAACCTCCCCAGGCACTTCGGCCACGGGATAGAAGACGGCAGGAGGAAATTGATTATAGACCTGATGGTGGGGCAGGTGATGCAGAGTTCTATTATAGGGGCCACACTGGCCCCATTGAGCAAGGCCCTTATACTAAAACATATGAGGGTAGAAGAgagattttgagagagagagatgttgaTTTGAGATTTCAGACTGGCAACAAGAGCCCTGAAGTGCTCCGGGCATTTGATGTACCAGACGCAGAGGCACGAAAGCATCCCACGGTGGTACCCGGT AAATCACCTGTTTTGGATACAAAGCCCAAGGAGATAGGTGGAATCCTGGGGGAAGGCACACTGAAAGAAAGCAGTACTGAAAGCAGCCAGTCTGCCAAGCCTGTCTCTGGCCAAGACACATCGGGGAATACAGAAGGTTCACCTGCAGTGGAAAAGGCCCAGCTCAAGTCTGAAGCCGTGGGCAGCCCAGACCAAGGCAGCACATACAGCCCCACAAGTGGTGTGGCTGGACCACGTGGACAGGATCCGGTCAGCAGCCCCTGTGGCTAG
- the CLCC1 gene encoding chloride channel CLIC-like protein 1 isoform X3 — translation MRRRRKHAETLGGGKLCDVFCGRPGMLCSWLLCECLLLVAGYAHDDDWIDPTDMLNYDAASGTMRKSQAKYGISGEKDVSPDLSYADEISECYHKLDSLTYKPDENKGDMHYDAEIILKRETLLEIQKFLSGEDWKPGALDDALSDILINFKFHDFETWKWRFEDSFGVDPYNVLMVLLCLLCIVVLVATELWTYVRWYTQLRRVLIISFLFSLGWNWMYLYKLAFAQHQAEVAKMEPLNNVCAEKMDWTGSIWEWFRSSWTYKDDPCQKYYELLLVNPIWLVPPTKALAVTFTTFVTEPLKHIGKGTGEFIKALMKEIPALLHLPVLIIMALAILSFCYGAGKSVHVLRHVGGPEREPPQALRPRDRRRQEEIDYRPDGGAGDAEFYYRGHTGPIEQGPYTKTYEGRREILRERDVDLRFQTGNKSPEVLRAFDVPDAEARKHPTVVPGQKSPVLDTKPKEIGGILGEGTLKESSTESSQSAKPVSGQDTSGNTEGSPAVEKAQLKSEAVGSPDQGSTYSPTSGVAGPRGQDPVSSPCG, via the exons GATGCTGTGTTCTTGGCTCCTTTGTGAATGTCTGTTGCTAGTAGCTGGTTATGCTCATGATGATGACTGGATTGACCCCACAGACATGCTTAACTATGACGCTGCTTCAGGAACAATGAGAAAATCgcag GCAAAATATGGTATTTCAGGGGAAAAGGATGTCAGTCCTGACTTGTCATATGCTGATGAAATATCAGAATGTTATCACAAACTTGATTCTTTAACTTATAAG CCTGATGAAAACAAAGGCGATATGCATTATGATGCCGAGATTATCCTTAAAAGAGAAACgttgttagaaatacagaagtTTCTCAGTGGAGAAGACTGGAAACCAGGTGCCTTGGATGATGCACTAagtgatattttaattaattttaagtttCATGATTTTGAAACATGGAAGTGGCGATTTGAAGATTCCTTTGGAGTGGATCCATATAATGTGTTAATG GTACTTCTTTGTCTGCTCTGCATCGTGGTTTTAGTGGCTACCGAGCTGTGGACATATGTACGCTGGTACACTCAGTTGAGACGTGTTTTAATCATCAGCTTTCTGTTCAGTCTGGGATGGAATTGGATGTATTTATATAAG CTAGCTTTTGCACAGCATCAGGCTGAAGTCGCCAAGATGGAGCCATTAAACAATGTGTGTGCCGAGAAGATGGACTGGACTGGAAGTATCTGGG AATGGTTTAGAAGTTCATGGACCTATAAGGATGACCCATGCCAAAAATACTATGAGCTCTTACTAGTCAACCCTATTTGGTTGGTCCCACCAACAAAG GCACTTGCAGTTACATTCACCACATTTGTAACGGAGCCATTGAAGCACATTGGAAAAGGAACTGGGGAATTCATTAAAGCACTCATGAAGGAAATTCCAGCGCTGCTTCATCTTCCAGTGCTGATAATTATGGCATTAGCCATCCTG AGTTTCTGCTATGGTGCTGGCAAATCAGTTCATGTGCTGAGACATGTAGGCGGTCCTGAGAGAGAACCTCCCCAGGCACTTCGGCCACGGGATAGAAGACGGCAGGAGGAAATTGATTATAGACCTGATGGTGGGGCAGGTGATGCAGAGTTCTATTATAGGGGCCACACTGGCCCCATTGAGCAAGGCCCTTATACTAAAACATATGAGGGTAGAAGAgagattttgagagagagagatgttgaTTTGAGATTTCAGACTGGCAACAAGAGCCCTGAAGTGCTCCGGGCATTTGATGTACCAGACGCAGAGGCACGAAAGCATCCCACGGTGGTACCCGGT CAGAAATCACCTGTTTTGGATACAAAGCCCAAGGAGATAGGTGGAATCCTGGGGGAAGGCACACTGAAAGAAAGCAGTACTGAAAGCAGCCAGTCTGCCAAGCCTGTCTCTGGCCAAGACACATCGGGGAATACAGAAGGTTCACCTGCAGTGGAAAAGGCCCAGCTCAAGTCTGAAGCCGTGGGCAGCCCAGACCAAGGCAGCACATACAGCCCCACAAGTGGTGTGGCTGGACCACGTGGACAGGATCCGGTCAGCAGCCCCTGTGGCTAG
- the CLCC1 gene encoding chloride channel CLIC-like protein 1 isoform X4 — protein sequence MLCSWLLCECLLLVAGYAHDDDWIDPTDMLNYDAASGTMRKSQAKYGISGEKDVSPDLSYADEISECYHKLDSLTYKIDECEKKKREDYESQSNPVFRRYLNKILIEAGKLGLPDENKGDMHYDAEIILKRETLLEIQKFLSGEDWKPGALDDALSDILINFKFHDFETWKWRFEDSFGVDPYNVLMVLLCLLCIVVLVATELWTYVRWYTQLRRVLIISFLFSLGWNWMYLYKLAFAQHQAEVAKMEPLNNVCAEKMDWTGSIWEWFRSSWTYKDDPCQKYYELLLVNPIWLVPPTKALAVTFTTFVTEPLKHIGKGTGEFIKALMKEIPALLHLPVLIIMALAILSFCYGAGKSVHVLRHVGGPEREPPQALRPRDRRRQEEIDYRPDGGAGDAEFYYRGHTGPIEQGPYTKTYEGRREILRERDVDLRFQTGNKSPEVLRAFDVPDAEARKHPTVVPGQKSPVLDTKPKEIGGILGEGTLKESSTESSQSAKPVSGQDTSGNTEGSPAVEKAQLKSEAVGSPDQGSTYSPTSGVAGPRGQDPVSSPCG from the exons ATGCTGTGTTCTTGGCTCCTTTGTGAATGTCTGTTGCTAGTAGCTGGTTATGCTCATGATGATGACTGGATTGACCCCACAGACATGCTTAACTATGACGCTGCTTCAGGAACAATGAGAAAATCgcag GCAAAATATGGTATTTCAGGGGAAAAGGATGTCAGTCCTGACTTGTCATATGCTGATGAAATATCAGAATGTTATCACAAACTTGATTCTTTAACTTATAAG ATTGATGAGTgcgaaaagaaaaagagggaagactATGAAAGTCAAAGCAATCCTGTTTTTAGGAGATACTTAAATAAGATTTTAATTGAAGCTGGAAAGCTTGGACTT CCTGATGAAAACAAAGGCGATATGCATTATGATGCCGAGATTATCCTTAAAAGAGAAACgttgttagaaatacagaagtTTCTCAGTGGAGAAGACTGGAAACCAGGTGCCTTGGATGATGCACTAagtgatattttaattaattttaagtttCATGATTTTGAAACATGGAAGTGGCGATTTGAAGATTCCTTTGGAGTGGATCCATATAATGTGTTAATG GTACTTCTTTGTCTGCTCTGCATCGTGGTTTTAGTGGCTACCGAGCTGTGGACATATGTACGCTGGTACACTCAGTTGAGACGTGTTTTAATCATCAGCTTTCTGTTCAGTCTGGGATGGAATTGGATGTATTTATATAAG CTAGCTTTTGCACAGCATCAGGCTGAAGTCGCCAAGATGGAGCCATTAAACAATGTGTGTGCCGAGAAGATGGACTGGACTGGAAGTATCTGGG AATGGTTTAGAAGTTCATGGACCTATAAGGATGACCCATGCCAAAAATACTATGAGCTCTTACTAGTCAACCCTATTTGGTTGGTCCCACCAACAAAG GCACTTGCAGTTACATTCACCACATTTGTAACGGAGCCATTGAAGCACATTGGAAAAGGAACTGGGGAATTCATTAAAGCACTCATGAAGGAAATTCCAGCGCTGCTTCATCTTCCAGTGCTGATAATTATGGCATTAGCCATCCTG AGTTTCTGCTATGGTGCTGGCAAATCAGTTCATGTGCTGAGACATGTAGGCGGTCCTGAGAGAGAACCTCCCCAGGCACTTCGGCCACGGGATAGAAGACGGCAGGAGGAAATTGATTATAGACCTGATGGTGGGGCAGGTGATGCAGAGTTCTATTATAGGGGCCACACTGGCCCCATTGAGCAAGGCCCTTATACTAAAACATATGAGGGTAGAAGAgagattttgagagagagagatgttgaTTTGAGATTTCAGACTGGCAACAAGAGCCCTGAAGTGCTCCGGGCATTTGATGTACCAGACGCAGAGGCACGAAAGCATCCCACGGTGGTACCCGGT CAGAAATCACCTGTTTTGGATACAAAGCCCAAGGAGATAGGTGGAATCCTGGGGGAAGGCACACTGAAAGAAAGCAGTACTGAAAGCAGCCAGTCTGCCAAGCCTGTCTCTGGCCAAGACACATCGGGGAATACAGAAGGTTCACCTGCAGTGGAAAAGGCCCAGCTCAAGTCTGAAGCCGTGGGCAGCCCAGACCAAGGCAGCACATACAGCCCCACAAGTGGTGTGGCTGGACCACGTGGACAGGATCCGGTCAGCAGCCCCTGTGGCTAG
- the CLCC1 gene encoding chloride channel CLIC-like protein 1 isoform X1, with protein sequence MRRRRKHAETLGGGKLCDVFCGRPGMLCSWLLCECLLLVAGYAHDDDWIDPTDMLNYDAASGTMRKSQAKYGISGEKDVSPDLSYADEISECYHKLDSLTYKIDECEKKKREDYESQSNPVFRRYLNKILIEAGKLGLPDENKGDMHYDAEIILKRETLLEIQKFLSGEDWKPGALDDALSDILINFKFHDFETWKWRFEDSFGVDPYNVLMVLLCLLCIVVLVATELWTYVRWYTQLRRVLIISFLFSLGWNWMYLYKLAFAQHQAEVAKMEPLNNVCAEKMDWTGSIWEWFRSSWTYKDDPCQKYYELLLVNPIWLVPPTKALAVTFTTFVTEPLKHIGKGTGEFIKALMKEIPALLHLPVLIIMALAILSFCYGAGKSVHVLRHVGGPEREPPQALRPRDRRRQEEIDYRPDGGAGDAEFYYRGHTGPIEQGPYTKTYEGRREILRERDVDLRFQTGNKSPEVLRAFDVPDAEARKHPTVVPGQKSPVLDTKPKEIGGILGEGTLKESSTESSQSAKPVSGQDTSGNTEGSPAVEKAQLKSEAVGSPDQGSTYSPTSGVAGPRGQDPVSSPCG encoded by the exons GATGCTGTGTTCTTGGCTCCTTTGTGAATGTCTGTTGCTAGTAGCTGGTTATGCTCATGATGATGACTGGATTGACCCCACAGACATGCTTAACTATGACGCTGCTTCAGGAACAATGAGAAAATCgcag GCAAAATATGGTATTTCAGGGGAAAAGGATGTCAGTCCTGACTTGTCATATGCTGATGAAATATCAGAATGTTATCACAAACTTGATTCTTTAACTTATAAG ATTGATGAGTgcgaaaagaaaaagagggaagactATGAAAGTCAAAGCAATCCTGTTTTTAGGAGATACTTAAATAAGATTTTAATTGAAGCTGGAAAGCTTGGACTT CCTGATGAAAACAAAGGCGATATGCATTATGATGCCGAGATTATCCTTAAAAGAGAAACgttgttagaaatacagaagtTTCTCAGTGGAGAAGACTGGAAACCAGGTGCCTTGGATGATGCACTAagtgatattttaattaattttaagtttCATGATTTTGAAACATGGAAGTGGCGATTTGAAGATTCCTTTGGAGTGGATCCATATAATGTGTTAATG GTACTTCTTTGTCTGCTCTGCATCGTGGTTTTAGTGGCTACCGAGCTGTGGACATATGTACGCTGGTACACTCAGTTGAGACGTGTTTTAATCATCAGCTTTCTGTTCAGTCTGGGATGGAATTGGATGTATTTATATAAG CTAGCTTTTGCACAGCATCAGGCTGAAGTCGCCAAGATGGAGCCATTAAACAATGTGTGTGCCGAGAAGATGGACTGGACTGGAAGTATCTGGG AATGGTTTAGAAGTTCATGGACCTATAAGGATGACCCATGCCAAAAATACTATGAGCTCTTACTAGTCAACCCTATTTGGTTGGTCCCACCAACAAAG GCACTTGCAGTTACATTCACCACATTTGTAACGGAGCCATTGAAGCACATTGGAAAAGGAACTGGGGAATTCATTAAAGCACTCATGAAGGAAATTCCAGCGCTGCTTCATCTTCCAGTGCTGATAATTATGGCATTAGCCATCCTG AGTTTCTGCTATGGTGCTGGCAAATCAGTTCATGTGCTGAGACATGTAGGCGGTCCTGAGAGAGAACCTCCCCAGGCACTTCGGCCACGGGATAGAAGACGGCAGGAGGAAATTGATTATAGACCTGATGGTGGGGCAGGTGATGCAGAGTTCTATTATAGGGGCCACACTGGCCCCATTGAGCAAGGCCCTTATACTAAAACATATGAGGGTAGAAGAgagattttgagagagagagatgttgaTTTGAGATTTCAGACTGGCAACAAGAGCCCTGAAGTGCTCCGGGCATTTGATGTACCAGACGCAGAGGCACGAAAGCATCCCACGGTGGTACCCGGT CAGAAATCACCTGTTTTGGATACAAAGCCCAAGGAGATAGGTGGAATCCTGGGGGAAGGCACACTGAAAGAAAGCAGTACTGAAAGCAGCCAGTCTGCCAAGCCTGTCTCTGGCCAAGACACATCGGGGAATACAGAAGGTTCACCTGCAGTGGAAAAGGCCCAGCTCAAGTCTGAAGCCGTGGGCAGCCCAGACCAAGGCAGCACATACAGCCCCACAAGTGGTGTGGCTGGACCACGTGGACAGGATCCGGTCAGCAGCCCCTGTGGCTAG